A region of Lepus europaeus isolate LE1 chromosome 2, mLepTim1.pri, whole genome shotgun sequence DNA encodes the following proteins:
- the GNB4 gene encoding guanine nucleotide-binding protein subunit beta-4, with product MSELEQLRQEAEQLRNQIQDARKACNDATLIQITSNMDSVGRVQMRTRRTLRGHLAKIYAMHWGYDSRLLVSASQDGKLIIWDSYTTNKMHAIPLRSSWVMTCAYAPSGNYVACGGLDNICSIYNLKTREGNVRVSRELPGHTGYLSCCRFLDDSQIVTSSGDTTCALWDIETAQQTTTFTGHSGDVMSLSLSPDMRTFVSGACDASSKLWDIRDGMCRQSFTGHVSDINAVSFFPNGYAFATGSDDATCRLFDLRADQELLLYSHDNIICGITSVAFSKSGRLLLAGYDDFNCNVWDTLKGDRAGVLAGHDNRVSCLGVTDDGMAVATGSWDSFLRIWN from the exons ATCACATCCAACATGGACTCCGTGGGCCGAGTACAAATGCGAACAAGACGTACACTGAGGGGCCACCTCGCTAAGATCTATGCAATGCACTGGGGATATGACTCAAG GCTACTGGTCAGTGCTTCCCAAGatggaaaattaattatttgggaTAGCTATACAACAAATAAG ATGCACGCCATTCCTTTGAGGTCCTCCTGGGTGATGACATGTGCCTACGCTCCCTCTGGTAATTATGTGGCTTGTGGAGGCTTGGACAACATCTGCTCTATATATAACTTGAAAACCAGAGAGGGAAACGTGAGAGTGAGCCGAGAATTGCCGGGCCACACAG GCTACTTGTCCTGCTGTCGTTTTTTAGATGACAGCCAAATTGTTACAAGTTCAGGAGATACAACTTG TGCATTGTGGGACATCGAAACTGCTCAGCAGACCACCACATTCACTGGGCACTCTGGAGACGTGATGAGCCTTTCCCTGAGTCCTGACATGAGGACTTTTGTGTCTGGTGCTTGCGATGCCTCTTCCAAATTATGGGATATTCGAGATGGGATGTGTAGGCAGTCTTTCACAGGACACGTTTCAGATATTAATGCTGTCAGC tttttccCAAATGGATATGCCTTTGCCACCGGCTCTGATGATGCCACCTGTCGGCTGTTTGACCTCCGTGCAGATCAAGAGTTGTTATTGTATTCTCATGACAATATCATCTGTGGAATCACTTCTGTGGCTTTCTCAAAAAGTGGGCGTCTCCTGTTAGCGGGTTATGATGACTTTAATTGCAATGTATGGGACACACTAAAAGGAGACCGTGCAG GTGTGCTTGCTGGTCATGACAACCGTGTCAGCTGTTTAGGTGTAACCGACGATGGCATGGCTGTGGCAACAGGCTCTTGGGACAGTTTTCTTAGAATCTGGAATTAA